From the Cryptomeria japonica chromosome 2, Sugi_1.0, whole genome shotgun sequence genome, one window contains:
- the LOC131056091 gene encoding uncharacterized protein LOC131056091, translating into MSLSTSFSSGTSRVRVHCAPPQTSSFRPRKRVALAYARIKRPVEERFNILCERNVSENQLEELCVERWSKWESGKCKLYWEWQVDQQVYIVKGSVRVVPNGCDDDGAWFYAGDLVRYPKWLEASLYFQGPYEERYRFLAYGDD; encoded by the coding sequence ATGTCTCTGTCTACGAGTTTTAGCTCAGGGACAAGCAGGGTTCGAGTCCACTGCGCCCCACCTCAAACTTCCTCATTTAGACCCAGAAAAAGAGTAGCATTAGCATATGCAAGAATAAAGAGGCCAGTGGAAGAGCGCTTCAATATACTCTGCGAGAGGAATGTATCGGAAAACCAACTGGAGGAGCTCTGCGTGGAGAGGTGGTCAAAATGGGAGAGCGGGAAATGCAAACTGTACTGGGAATGGCAGGTTGATCAACAGGTTTACATTGTGAAAGGAAGTGTGAGGGTGGTTCCTAATGGCTGTGACGATGATGGCGCCTGGTTCTACGCAGGCGACCTCGTGCGATATCCCAAGTGGCTCGAGGCCTCCTTGTATTTCCAGGGCCCTTACGAGGAGCGCTACCGTTTTTTGGCCTACGGGGACGATTAA